The Leeia aquatica genome has a window encoding:
- a CDS encoding peptidylprolyl isomerase, which translates to MALISRLSLTGLCAALMLSQPAFAAKVITVDRIVAVINKNVITARELDERLRLTQANLKRQNVTPPAEDVLRAQLLDRMINDEVQLQFASDNGIRVDDAQLDAALNRIAEQNQLTLPQLKEALAKDGIPFDRFRDDIRREILMNRVKEREVEDRIFISDAEVDSFLKQQAAEQGHGSEFLLQNIVVTVPEQASPEVVREREQRAQAALAELKAGKPFAEVAAAYSNAGNAMQGGQLGWRPGNRLPDIYVEVASKLDKGQLSTLVKTANGFHIIQLLDKRQSNDALVVEQVHARHILIKTNEAVSEGDAKARLVAIKERLDNGGKFEELARLHSEDSSASKGGDLGWLNPGDTVPEFEKAMNTLSLNQVSGPVRSQFGWHLIQVLERRKQDVSGDRARLEARQALKERKADEQYEEWVRQQRDSAFVEVKLQDE; encoded by the coding sequence ATGGCTCTGATCTCCCGACTCTCCCTGACCGGCCTGTGCGCCGCCCTGATGTTGTCGCAACCGGCCTTTGCCGCCAAGGTGATTACAGTCGACCGCATCGTTGCCGTCATCAACAAGAATGTCATCACCGCCCGCGAGCTGGACGAGCGCCTGCGGCTGACCCAGGCCAACCTGAAGCGTCAGAATGTCACCCCACCCGCTGAGGACGTCTTGCGCGCCCAGTTGCTGGACCGGATGATCAATGACGAAGTGCAGCTGCAGTTTGCCAGCGATAACGGCATCCGGGTCGATGATGCTCAGCTGGACGCGGCCCTGAACCGTATCGCCGAGCAAAACCAGCTGACCCTGCCGCAGCTGAAGGAAGCACTGGCCAAGGATGGCATTCCGTTTGATCGTTTCCGTGACGACATCCGCCGTGAAATCCTGATGAACCGGGTCAAAGAGCGTGAAGTGGAAGACCGCATCTTCATCAGCGATGCCGAGGTCGACAGTTTCCTCAAGCAGCAAGCCGCTGAACAAGGCCATGGTAGCGAGTTCCTGCTGCAGAACATTGTGGTGACCGTCCCCGAGCAGGCCAGCCCGGAAGTGGTGCGCGAGCGCGAACAACGCGCCCAGGCCGCGCTGGCTGAACTGAAAGCGGGCAAGCCGTTTGCCGAAGTCGCCGCCGCTTACTCCAATGCCGGCAATGCCATGCAGGGTGGGCAGCTGGGCTGGCGCCCGGGCAATCGCCTGCCGGACATCTATGTGGAAGTGGCCAGCAAACTGGACAAGGGTCAGTTGTCCACGCTGGTGAAAACCGCCAACGGCTTTCACATCATCCAGTTGCTGGACAAACGCCAGAGCAATGATGCGCTGGTGGTGGAACAGGTACATGCCCGCCACATCCTGATCAAGACCAATGAAGCGGTGTCGGAAGGCGATGCCAAGGCCCGCCTCGTCGCCATCAAGGAGCGGCTGGACAACGGTGGCAAGTTTGAAGAACTGGCCCGCCTGCACTCAGAGGACAGCAGCGCCAGCAAGGGCGGTGACCTCGGCTGGCTGAACCCGGGCGATACCGTGCCGGAATTTGAAAAGGCCATGAACACGCTGAGCCTGAACCAGGTCAGTGGTCCGGTACGCAGTCAGTTCGGCTGGCACCTGATCCAGGTGCTGGAGCGCCGCAAGCAGGATGTCTCGGGCGACCGTGCCCGGCTGGAAGCTCGCCAGGCCCTGAAAGAACGCAAGGCGGATGAGCAGTATGAGGAATGGGTGCGCCAGCAACGCGACAGCGCCTTTGTCGAAGTCAAGCTGCAGGACGAGTAA
- the pdxA gene encoding 4-hydroxythreonine-4-phosphate dehydrogenase PdxA, with translation MQQRPLLISSGEPAGIGPDLCLQLLDRTPPRPVVIAGDRHLLTQRARQLGLTVTLPDYDPAFDVPWSLLPIATATTVDAGLLDARNARYVLQLLDAGIDGCMQDRFAALVTAPVHKGIINDAGIAFTGHTEYLAQRTATPRVVMMLAGGGMRVALATTHLPLAAVSTALTAEVLQETLTILHHALQQQFGLPQPRILVAGLNPHAGEGGHMGREEIEVIEPVLHTLRAQGMQLQGPLPADTLFQLKYLANADAVLAMYHDQGLPVLKYASFGEGINITLGLPMIRTSVDHGTALDLAGTGHARAESLWAALLEADQLARHRYSPAD, from the coding sequence GTGCAGCAGCGCCCCCTCCTGATCAGCAGCGGCGAGCCAGCAGGCATTGGTCCCGACCTCTGCCTGCAGCTACTGGACAGGACGCCGCCACGGCCCGTGGTGATTGCCGGTGACCGGCACCTGCTGACGCAGCGTGCCCGGCAGCTGGGGCTCACCGTGACGCTGCCGGATTACGATCCGGCCTTTGACGTGCCTTGGTCGCTGCTGCCAATCGCCACGGCCACCACGGTTGATGCCGGGCTGCTGGATGCTCGCAATGCCCGTTATGTCCTGCAGCTGCTGGATGCCGGCATAGACGGCTGCATGCAAGACCGCTTCGCCGCACTGGTCACCGCACCCGTGCACAAAGGCATCATCAATGATGCCGGAATCGCCTTTACCGGTCACACCGAGTATCTGGCCCAGCGCACGGCCACGCCCCGGGTGGTGATGATGCTGGCAGGTGGCGGCATGCGGGTGGCGCTGGCCACCACCCATCTGCCGCTCGCTGCGGTCAGCACGGCGCTGACAGCCGAGGTCTTGCAGGAAACCCTGACCATCCTGCACCACGCCTTGCAGCAACAGTTTGGCCTGCCGCAGCCCCGCATTCTGGTGGCGGGATTGAACCCGCATGCTGGCGAAGGGGGCCATATGGGCCGCGAGGAGATCGAGGTGATCGAGCCGGTGCTGCACACCTTGCGCGCCCAAGGCATGCAATTGCAAGGCCCGTTGCCTGCCGATACCCTGTTTCAGCTCAAGTATCTGGCAAACGCGGACGCCGTACTGGCGATGTACCACGACCAAGGCCTGCCAGTGCTGAAATACGCCAGCTTTGGTGAGGGCATCAACATTACCCTCGGTTTGCCAATGATCCGCACCTCGGTTGACCATGGCACCGCACTGGATCTGGCCGGGACCGGGCACGCCCGGGCAGAGAGCCTGTGGGCCGCCCTGCTGGAGGCCGACCAGCTGGCACGCCACAGGTATTCACCCGCTGATTGA
- the rsmA gene encoding 16S rRNA (adenine(1518)-N(6)/adenine(1519)-N(6))-dimethyltransferase RsmA, with translation MHTPRKRFGQHFLVDHSIIDAIVRDIYPRPGERVVEIGPGLAALTQPLLARLHHLDVVEIDRDIVARLQKQYSPDQLTIHATDALRFDFSSIGSDLRVVGNLPYNISSPLLFHLAQYRHAIRDMHFMLQKEVVDRMVAEPGSSDYGRLSVMLQYQFHLEWLLDVPPESFDPPPKVDSAVVRLIPKTDTGLDAASEARLGPLVTAAFAQRRKTVRNTLSQWFDEATLRDLGVDPGARAETLSVATFCRLAQAAT, from the coding sequence ATGCACACCCCGCGCAAACGATTTGGCCAGCACTTTCTGGTCGACCACAGCATCATCGACGCCATTGTGCGTGACATTTACCCCCGCCCTGGCGAGCGGGTGGTGGAAATCGGGCCGGGTCTGGCAGCCTTGACGCAGCCTTTGCTGGCCCGTCTGCATCACCTGGATGTGGTGGAGATTGACCGTGACATCGTCGCCCGCCTGCAAAAACAGTATTCACCGGACCAGCTGACCATTCACGCCACCGACGCGCTGCGCTTTGACTTTTCCAGCATCGGTAGCGACCTGCGGGTGGTCGGCAACCTGCCCTACAACATTTCCTCGCCGCTGCTGTTCCATCTGGCTCAGTATCGTCACGCCATTCGTGACATGCATTTCATGCTGCAAAAGGAAGTGGTGGACCGTATGGTGGCCGAGCCCGGCAGCAGTGATTACGGGCGGCTGTCTGTCATGCTGCAGTACCAGTTTCATCTGGAGTGGCTGCTGGATGTGCCACCAGAATCGTTCGACCCGCCACCCAAGGTCGATTCTGCTGTGGTGCGCCTGATTCCCAAAACAGACACCGGGCTGGATGCCGCCAGCGAAGCGCGCCTCGGTCCACTGGTCACCGCCGCCTTCGCGCAACGCCGCAAGACCGTCCGCAACACCCTGTCGCAGTGGTTTGATGAAGCCACGCTACGCGACTTGGGCGTCGATCCGGGCGCCCGTGCCGAAACCCTGAGCGTGGCCACCTTCTGCCGGCTGGCCCAAGCCGCCACCTAG
- a CDS encoding sensor domain-containing phosphodiesterase produces MTTPHAIQTDPDSALSLYQVYLELLDAVASLLLADASAEGLQEVLAEIGQRCNASVCVLYQHCSPSEEAELVAAKAAWVTESLLPRYNELQVLRHLRYDSFPDLADPLHAGMVARTPLSTLPQLASAYQILGDSQLMLIPLLPRGELYGFVALVRPTQLPWHKIEINILCAVVNDLALALDRDHTAQDLAVNQQRLQALVGATEDIVVECDLQGRVLNLWSDHPQYQKLDYRRLMLEAVLPAGIANPLRDLLPHLLRHKGSRVLRCIDNGSYPPSHYNVRLQAVPDAGGLQHNLVALIRDVTPLVQEEQRWQTMLQTLDLLDEAVLELTASGILRHASTAWARLRGTPEEWIGDDYGYPLSRWVHPQDHAELARALNQLSHGERKQTELRFRLLHPSEPLLWVEARLLAQRPHPSAPLEVHGVLRDVTTAYQNERRIMQMALYDALTELPNRLLLDDRLHEAIHYAKRHKCKVALGFIDLDHFKLINDSLGHKAGDEVLVSLAQRLKAVLREEDTLARWGGDEFVVLLPALTDLSTLAAISERLREVARQGVTVDGLETKPSISIGMAVFPDDADSAQGLLSLADHTLFHAKASGRNNVQFYRDIADRQALDRNHVVLQGWFADAVQKRDLQVFYQPVVDVASGQITSFEALARWYDDQLGWVSPSVFIPLAEKTGLIRELGEVVLDTVLQRLVQWRQRGILQPVAINVARAQLFTAGFVAMLQDKVAQHQLQPADLIIEITESTALADVSRQTHFLNQLESSGFIIALDDFGTGYSSLSQLHEMPVNVLKIDPSFTAKLHTERGRRIVQAVVQMGHALGLRIIAEGVEDEATLRQLVTLGVAHIQGHWFSEAVPAGLVDSLLSQPLRLDLV; encoded by the coding sequence ATGACCACGCCCCACGCGATCCAGACCGACCCCGACAGCGCCCTGAGCCTGTATCAGGTCTATCTGGAATTGCTGGATGCGGTCGCCAGCCTGCTGCTGGCGGATGCCTCCGCCGAGGGGCTGCAAGAAGTATTGGCCGAGATCGGCCAGCGCTGCAATGCTTCGGTCTGTGTGCTCTACCAGCACTGCAGCCCTAGCGAAGAGGCCGAGCTGGTCGCGGCCAAGGCGGCCTGGGTCACGGAATCCCTGCTGCCACGTTATAACGAGCTGCAGGTGTTACGGCATCTTCGCTATGACAGCTTCCCCGATCTGGCCGACCCGCTGCATGCCGGCATGGTGGCGCGTACACCGCTGAGCACGCTGCCACAGCTGGCTTCGGCCTATCAGATTCTGGGCGATAGCCAGCTGATGCTGATCCCGCTGCTGCCGCGTGGCGAGCTGTATGGTTTTGTCGCCCTGGTGCGGCCTACCCAGCTGCCGTGGCACAAGATCGAGATCAACATCCTGTGTGCCGTGGTCAATGATCTGGCGCTGGCGCTGGACCGTGACCATACGGCGCAGGATTTGGCCGTCAACCAGCAGCGTCTGCAAGCGCTGGTGGGCGCCACCGAAGACATTGTGGTGGAGTGTGATCTGCAGGGCCGAGTACTCAATCTGTGGTCCGATCACCCGCAATACCAGAAGCTGGATTACCGCCGTCTGATGCTGGAGGCCGTGCTCCCCGCCGGCATCGCCAATCCGCTACGCGACCTGCTGCCCCATCTGCTGCGCCACAAAGGCAGCCGGGTGCTACGCTGCATTGACAACGGCAGCTACCCGCCCAGCCACTACAATGTACGCCTGCAGGCGGTGCCGGATGCGGGGGGGCTGCAGCACAATCTGGTGGCCCTGATCCGCGATGTCACGCCGCTGGTACAGGAAGAGCAGCGCTGGCAAACCATGCTGCAAACGCTGGACCTGCTGGATGAAGCCGTGCTGGAACTCACCGCCTCCGGCATTCTGCGCCATGCCAGTACCGCTTGGGCGCGCCTGCGTGGCACCCCCGAGGAGTGGATCGGTGACGACTATGGTTACCCGTTAAGCCGTTGGGTACACCCGCAGGACCATGCCGAGCTGGCCCGTGCGCTGAATCAGCTCAGCCATGGTGAACGCAAGCAGACGGAGCTGCGCTTCCGCCTGCTGCATCCTAGCGAACCCTTGCTGTGGGTTGAAGCTCGCCTGCTGGCGCAGCGCCCACACCCAAGTGCACCCCTGGAGGTACATGGGGTGCTGCGCGACGTCACCACTGCGTACCAGAATGAACGACGCATCATGCAGATGGCCTTGTATGATGCCTTGACCGAATTACCCAACCGGTTGCTGCTGGATGACCGCTTGCACGAGGCCATCCATTACGCCAAGCGGCACAAATGCAAGGTGGCGCTGGGCTTCATCGACCTGGATCATTTCAAGCTGATCAACGATAGTCTGGGCCACAAGGCGGGCGATGAGGTGCTGGTATCCCTGGCGCAGCGGCTGAAAGCGGTGCTGCGAGAAGAAGATACGCTGGCACGCTGGGGTGGCGATGAATTTGTGGTGCTGCTGCCCGCACTGACCGACTTGTCCACCCTGGCCGCCATCAGTGAGCGCCTGCGTGAAGTCGCCCGGCAAGGTGTCACGGTGGACGGGTTGGAAACCAAACCCTCCATCAGTATCGGCATGGCGGTGTTTCCTGACGATGCTGACAGCGCACAAGGGCTGCTGTCGCTGGCGGACCACACCCTGTTCCACGCCAAGGCTTCCGGGCGCAACAACGTCCAGTTCTACCGCGACATTGCGGATCGTCAGGCGCTGGACCGCAATCATGTGGTGTTGCAAGGCTGGTTCGCTGATGCCGTACAAAAGCGGGATCTGCAGGTGTTCTATCAACCGGTGGTGGATGTAGCCAGTGGCCAGATCACCAGCTTTGAGGCGCTGGCACGCTGGTACGATGACCAGCTGGGCTGGGTCAGCCCCTCGGTGTTCATCCCGCTTGCCGAAAAAACCGGGCTGATTCGTGAGCTGGGTGAGGTGGTACTGGATACCGTGCTGCAACGTCTGGTGCAGTGGCGCCAGCGGGGCATCCTGCAACCGGTGGCGATCAATGTTGCCCGTGCCCAGCTGTTCACCGCCGGTTTCGTCGCCATGCTGCAGGACAAGGTGGCGCAACATCAGCTGCAGCCCGCTGACCTGATCATCGAAATCACCGAGAGCACGGCCCTGGCCGATGTCTCCCGCCAGACCCATTTCCTCAACCAGCTGGAATCCTCCGGCTTCATCATCGCGCTGGATGACTTCGGCACCGGCTATTCCTCGCTGTCACAACTGCACGAGATGCCGGTCAACGTACTGAAGATCGACCCCAGCTTTACCGCCAAACTGCATACCGAACGCGGACGACGCATCGTGCAGGCGGTGGTGCAGATGGGGCATGCGCTGGGCTTGCGCATCATTGCCGAGGGCGTGGAAGACGAAGCCACCTTGCGCCAGCTGGTGACACTGGGCGTCGCCCACATTCAGGGCCACTGGTTCAGCGAAGCTGTGCCCGCCGGGCTGGTGGATTCGCTGTTGAGCCAGCCCTTGCGGCTGGACCTGGTCTAG
- a CDS encoding sulfite exporter TauE/SafE family protein, whose product MMMTAWGWYLAIGAVAGVLAGLLGVGGGLVIVPALVFVFHQQGLPADWVPHLALGTSLASIVFTSLSSCRAHHRAQNVDWGVVRHISPGIVLGTLCGSLLAAQLSPVFLKVFFVVFATLVSIQMGFGLRPPARGALPGWPGMGLAGGVIGAVSSWVGIGGGSLSVPFLSWCQVPLKRAIGTSSAIGLPIALAGAVGYVLAGWGKPGLPAASLGLVYLPALAGIVLTSVLCAPLGAHWALKAPVAALKRGFALLLLLGAIKMASSLL is encoded by the coding sequence ATGATGATGACGGCCTGGGGTTGGTATCTGGCGATTGGTGCGGTTGCAGGCGTGCTGGCGGGGCTGCTGGGTGTGGGGGGCGGATTGGTGATTGTACCGGCGCTGGTGTTCGTGTTTCACCAGCAGGGCTTGCCTGCGGACTGGGTGCCGCATCTGGCACTGGGCACTTCGCTGGCCAGCATCGTGTTCACCTCACTCTCCAGCTGCCGCGCCCACCACCGCGCTCAAAATGTGGACTGGGGTGTGGTACGGCACATCAGTCCCGGCATTGTGCTGGGTACCTTGTGTGGCAGTCTGCTGGCGGCACAGTTGTCGCCAGTGTTCCTCAAGGTGTTTTTTGTGGTGTTCGCCACGCTGGTGTCCATCCAGATGGGCTTTGGCTTACGTCCTCCCGCGCGTGGTGCCTTGCCGGGCTGGCCGGGCATGGGGCTGGCCGGCGGGGTGATTGGTGCGGTGTCGTCCTGGGTGGGGATTGGCGGCGGTTCGCTGTCGGTGCCCTTCCTCAGCTGGTGCCAGGTACCGTTGAAGCGGGCCATTGGCACCTCATCGGCGATTGGCCTGCCGATTGCACTGGCGGGGGCCGTGGGTTACGTGCTGGCGGGCTGGGGCAAGCCAGGCCTGCCTGCCGCGAGCCTGGGGCTGGTGTATCTGCCTGCACTGGCCGGTATTGTGCTGACCAGCGTGCTGTGCGCGCCACTGGGAGCGCATTGGGCACTCAAGGCACCGGTAGCGGCCCTGAAGCGGGGATTTGCCCTGCTGCTGCTGCTGGGAGCCATCAAGATGGCCAGCTCGCTGCTGTAG
- a CDS encoding EVE domain-containing protein: protein MRFWLMKSEPDEVSIDHLAALPQQTVAWFGVRNYQARNFMRDQMQLGDGVLFYHSSCAEPGIAGLAEVASAAYPDATQFDPASPYHDPQSDLQHPRWLNVDVKLVRKTRLLSLQEMRERPELADMRVLQRGNRLSITPVDPQHWQAVLTLLEGAA from the coding sequence ATGCGATTCTGGTTGATGAAGTCGGAACCAGACGAAGTCAGCATTGACCATCTGGCTGCCTTGCCCCAACAGACGGTAGCGTGGTTTGGCGTGCGCAATTATCAGGCGCGCAACTTCATGCGGGACCAGATGCAGCTGGGCGACGGGGTGTTGTTTTATCACTCCAGCTGTGCCGAACCCGGCATCGCGGGTCTGGCCGAGGTGGCCAGCGCGGCTTACCCGGATGCTACCCAGTTCGACCCAGCGAGTCCCTATCACGATCCGCAATCTGACCTGCAACACCCACGCTGGCTGAATGTGGATGTCAAGCTGGTGCGCAAGACCCGCTTGCTGTCCTTGCAGGAGATGCGCGAGCGACCGGAACTGGCAGACATGCGGGTGCTGCAGCGGGGGAATCGTCTTTCCATCACTCCGGTCGACCCGCAACATTGGCAAGCAGTCTTGACGTTGCTGGAGGGCGCTGCATGA
- a CDS encoding 5-formyltetrahydrofolate cyclo-ligase — MIEKSAWRKRLKARRRALSPSQRQRIARALPTRFAQQARAGKARRVGLFWPMPDEIDPRPLLQALVQRGVACYLPALPLHGRRLWFTRCDARSRWYHNRYQIPECRHPDRRRAEKLDLLLLPLVGVDRQGYRLGMGGGFYDATLASLRGRRAAGPWLVGLAYACQQVEALPVDSWDIRLDALLTEQGWQRFPAR; from the coding sequence ATGATTGAGAAGTCGGCCTGGCGCAAACGTTTGAAAGCCCGGCGGCGGGCCTTGTCCCCGTCGCAACGCCAGCGGATTGCCCGCGCGCTCCCCACCCGTTTTGCCCAGCAGGCCCGTGCTGGCAAGGCGCGCCGTGTTGGCTTGTTCTGGCCCATGCCGGATGAAATCGACCCACGCCCCCTGCTGCAGGCCTTGGTGCAGCGCGGCGTGGCCTGCTATCTGCCAGCGTTGCCGCTGCACGGGCGCAGGCTCTGGTTCACCCGCTGTGATGCCCGCTCGCGCTGGTACCACAATCGTTACCAGATACCGGAGTGCCGTCACCCGGACCGGCGGCGTGCCGAAAAGCTGGACCTGCTGCTGCTGCCACTGGTGGGGGTTGACCGACAGGGTTACCGGTTGGGCATGGGCGGCGGCTTCTACGATGCCACCCTCGCCTCCCTGCGTGGACGGCGTGCCGCCGGTCCCTGGCTGGTTGGGCTGGCCTATGCGTGCCAGCAGGTGGAGGCCTTGCCTGTCGATTCATGGGACATTCGGCTGGACGCGTTGCTCACCGAGCAGGGCTGGCAGCGTTTCCCCGCTCGCTAA